The stretch of DNA CACAGGCAGAAGTAGAGCAGAAGAAGAAGCGGACCTTCCGCAAGTTCACCTACCGCGGCGTGGACCTGGACCAGCTGCTGGACATGTCCTAGTAAGGGCGGCCGCGGGGGTCGCGGGCAGGGGCTGGCTGGGCCAGCGGTGGGGCTTGTCCGGGTGAGGGCGGCGGGGCGGGGGTCCGAGCGCCTCTGCGGCGGTGGGCGGGCACGGTCTCCGCGCAGATTTGGAACTGTGTGGTCTTGCGCCCAGAAAACTGTCCAGAGACGTTGGGGTTTTTGCTTATTTTCAACCTGCCCCCGTTGTTAAGTTTTCCGCGGCTTAGTTGGAAGGTGTAGCCACTGTCTGTAGCCCACGTGACTTAGAATAAGGGGCTGCGTTAGACTCCTGAGATTCTAAGGGTGGTGGCGGTCGCTGGGTCCTTTCCAGGcagggtggtggtgggcatctggcttgcgcttttattttttaattttttattattttgagacggagtctcatcctgtcgcccaggctggagtgcaatggctccgtctcagctcactgcggcctccgactcccgggttcaagcaattctcttgcctcagcctctcgagtaggtgggattagAGGGGCCccccaccacgtccggctaatttttgtatttttagtagagacgagtttcagtgttgcccaggctggtctcaaactcctgacctcaggtgatccacctgcctcggcctcccaaagtgctgggattacaggcgtgaacaccGCGCCCGACCTTGATTTTTGATTATTTGTAGAAACAGCGTTTCTCTATGTCgtccatgttggtcttgaactcctgggctcaagcgaccctcccgcctcaacctcccgaagtgctgggatcacaggcgggagccaccgcgccctccctgccttcccctgCGTTTTTAGAGGCTTTTGGCCTGAGCTGTACGCTGCAGCACCTTGTCTGAGGCTGTGGTCTCCGGGCCGCTTGTTCTCTCTGAATGTCTGCAGTCACACGGTGGCTCTGGCATGTGAGGGGTGAGTCGCGCATATCTGGCGGGGGTGCCAGAGGGACTTGGCGTGTTCATTGTAGTCACTACAATGGACAGTGACAAGTCCACTGCGGCTCTGTCCCTGGAGAGAACCAAGCCTTAGTTCTCTGTCCCCCGGAGTGCGTAGGGTCTCCCCAGGCCCAGCCGCTCACAAAACTGCCTGGTGCATCCTCCTCCCCAGCGAGCAGCTGATGCAGCTGTACAGTGCGCGCCAGCGGCGGCGGCTGAACCGGGGCCTGCGGCGGAAGCAGCACTCCCTGCTGAAGCGCCTGCGCAAGGCCAAGAAGGAGGCGCCGCCCATGGAGAAGCCGGAAGTGGTGAAGACGCACCTGCGGGACATGATCATCCTACCCGAGATGGTGGGCAGCATGGTGGGCGTCTACAACGGCAAGACCTTCAACCAGGTGGAGATCAAGGTGCGTGCGGCCGTCCCTGCCGGCTGGGGTGGGCTGGGGTCGCCTGATGGAGGCGGGATCAGCTGACATCCAGCTTTGCTCTTGGTCTCCCGCAGCCCGAGATGATCGGCCACTACCTGGGCGAGTTCTCCATCACCTACAAGCCCGTAAAGCACGGCCGGCCCGGCATCGGGGCCACCCACTCCTCCCGCTTCATCCCTCTCAAGTAATGGCTCAGCTAATAAAGGCGCACATGACTCCAGTCCTTTGCGCAGCTTGTTCTTCCCGGCGTCCCGAGCTCTGGGAGGGGCCTGGGCCTGCTTCAGGTTCGTGGTGTGAGGAGGTTCAGGTTGGACGTTCGGGGGTGTGTGGTAGTGTTGTGTGGATGGTCTCTTGGTGTTGAAGACTGACAGCTGTGCGGGCCCCATCCCAACTCGGCCGCCCCTGCTCCTGTCTGCAGGGACAGCTGTGGAGCTGGGTGCCCAAGCCCAGGTGTGTAGCTCCGTCCCTTTTGGCCCCCTCAGCGTTCTTGACCTCGGGGCAGCTGCCTGGCCTCACGCTGTCTTCTGGGTGCCCCACGTAGAGGGGGCCACTCCTGGGCTAAGTGCAGCCCCTCAAGCCCTCACCTGGCCTGGGCTCTCCTTTCTGGCTTCCCTCATCTCCTGTGGAGGGTTCCCGCAGGAAGTGAAGCAGCAGCAGGAACCTTTGGGCCACCTGAGCCCCTCCCTTCTATCCTCACCCCTGCTTGGCTTCCTAGAAGCTCCTGACTCTCCTCCTGACACCACGCTGCTGGCGTCTCCTCTCCCAGCAGGCTCCATGGCTGCAGCCAGCCCCATCCGCCCAGCCTGGGGCTTCGTGTCCGGGACAGAGCCGTGTCCCGTGGCTAGGCTGCACCATCCGTGGCCTGGCCAGCTCTGTCTCCTTTGCACAGAATGCTTGAAAGAACAGGACAAAGTGGCTGTGCCTGTGGGTGGGGGGCACCGTCCAGCCCTCCATGGGCTCTCTGATGGCTGTACGTGGGTTGGAGAACATCAGGAGAACTAACCCCGTTCAATGCTGGAGTCACCCTCGGCCCAGAAGGTGGTAATTTTGTTCCCTAAGCACCCAGCAGAGCGGcccagggatgggggagggggggcTCCCCTTGGGCAGTGGACAGGAGGTTGAGAGCTCAGCCaggcaggtgggggcaggggagatgTGAGGATCCCCACCTTCACCCTCAAATGGCCCACAACAGCCTCCTGTGGGCCCTCTTCTATAATGtctctccactttttttttttttaatttgttgcccagccggagtgcagtggtatgatcatggctcactgcagcctaaatctcatgggctcaagtgatcttcccactgcctcccaaagtgctgggatcacaggcatgagacatTGCACCTGGCTATATCTTCAAATTTAAACATGATTTGCacccaggcgcagtggttcacgcctgtaatcccagcactttgggagggcgagatgggtggatcacgtgaggtcaggagttccagaccagcctgaccaacatggcaaaaccttgtctctactgaaaatacaaaaaaattagcctaactgggcatggtggcatgcggctataatctcagctacttgagaggctgaagcaggagagtcacttgaacccaggaggcggaaatcgcactctagcccgggcaacaagagctagactctgcctcaaaaaaataaaacatgatttgCTCGTGTTCTTACCTCTCGATTTGGAATCAAGTTACATTACGGAGAAAGTGTGGGTCGGTGTTTTTCTCTCTGATTGGGAAAAGGTGGGTTGGACAGAGGAAGGACGGCCCAGGGTTATAAGCTTGGCTCCAGTACAGCCGGGAGACCCCCAGGCAGCATGAGTCGGTGGGACTGGACCTGCCTGGCTGGTGTCCAGAGGGGCCCGTAGCCAGTGGGACAGTGCTGCACGTGGCCGTGCCTCAAGCCCTCCACTGCACCGGGCGCCCTGGCCAACCCTGCCAGGAAGTAAGGAGACCAGGGAGGCCACTGAGGGCCTGGACCTGGCTGGGTAGTCAGAAGTGTGGGCAAGTCTTGGCTGGCAGCCCCTGAGATATGTAGAATGTTTGAAAATTCACCTGTGGGCTGACCTGAACCCACCGGGCTTGAAACCAACGGTCCAAAGTTTGGAGTGTGGTCTTAAGGAAGGAGACCACTGCTACTCCTGCTGCCTTCCTCCCACCACCTTGCCTAGTTCACAAGACAGGAGGAGAGAAAAtgcaaaaagttggaaaaaaaatgcaaaagtaagATAAATAGACAACCTTGGCACCACCACCTGGCcctaggagttaaaaaaaaaaagtaataataacatcAACCACTGACCTAAACTAGTtgtgttatctgtaaattccagacaCTGTATGAAAAAGCATTGTAAAACTTTGTTGTGTTAGCTGATGCATGCAGCCCCCACTCACGTTTCCCACACTTGCTTGACGTATCACGACCCTTTCACATGGACTCCTTAAAGTTGTAAGCCTTTAAAAAGGCCAAGAATCTCTTTTTCGGGGGGCTCGGCTCTTAAGACGCCAGTCTGCTGACGCTGCCGGCCGAAtaaaaacctcttccttctttaatccagTGTCAGGAGTTCTGTCTGCGGCTCCTCCTGCTACAGTCTGGCTGCTAGGTGGCCGCCGGAGGTCTCGGCAGCACTGGCCAGGTTCACTTCAGCGTGAACAGCAGAAGCTTGTACGGGACCCAGCTTCGAAGGCCCAACCCAGGTCCAGctcaaggagagggagggaaggcatGTGTAGGCAGGGTTCATTGTAGTCTCGGTTGTCAGCATtcagaattctttttattttttgagacagagtctcgctctgtcgcccaggttggagttgagtggcacgatctcggctcactgcagcctccacctcccaggttaaagcaattctcctgcctcagcctcccgagtagctgggattacagaagcacgccaccacgcctggttactttttgtatttttagtcgagacaggatttcaccatgttggccaggctggtctccaattcccagcctcaggtgatccgccatcctcggcctctgaaagtgctgcgctccagcctgggcgacagagactccgcctcaaaaaaaaaaaaaaaaaaaagaaattgctgagGTGTTAGGTGCTTTTCGCCTCAGATAAACAAAGTGGGAAATTAGTGGAtgtccaggagatcaagaccatcttggctaacacggtgaaaccccgtctctactaaaaacacacacaaaaaatcagccgggcgtggtggcaggcgcctgtagtcccagctactggagaggctgaggcaggagaatggcgtgaacccgggaggcggagcttgcagtgagctgagatcacgccactgcactccagcctgggggacagagcgagactccgtctcaaaaaaagaaaaaaaataaataaatggaaatgacaGAGCTTTTGAGCTACCAGGTCCATCTGCAGAGCAAATGACACAGAGATGTGTGGGGCCGCGCCCATCATGAGGCAGCTAGCTGGGAACAAGCCCCAGGGGCCCTCCCTGAGGAAAGCGTAATAGGAATGGGTGCTGGGCCTCACTTCGCTTTTGCAGAGCTTTACTGGCACCCAGCTGTGCCCATTCATACCTGTATTACTTCTGCCAGGCAGACGCTGAAAATTTACTGTCTGGACCTTTACGGGAAGTTTCCTGTCCATAAAAGCCCTCCCTGCACACGCCCCTGCTGGCCAGCACGTGGCTGCTAATGGGTACTTCCCTTGGTTTTCTGCAGTTGGAATCCAGCATGTGTGATCAGGGAAAATATGTATTAGTATTTAAAGCAAAAAGATAACCCCAGTTCAGAGAGACACATGTCTTGGTGACCAGGTGGTGCCCTAGGTCCACAAGAATTTGGGGGGTGTccaggaggtggggtgggagCCTCTAACTAGCACTAGGGTGCCACTGTCGGGGGCCACTCCCAACTCAAGGCCCAGGCTCTGTCTTTAGGCCTCTCTGACCATAtccgcacttttttttttttttttttttctgagacggagtctagctctgccgcccaggctggagtgcagtggcagaatctcagctcattgcaacctccgcctcctgggttcaagcgattctgctcaacctcccgagtagctgagactacaggcgtgcgccaagacgccggttaattttttgtatttttagtatagacggggttttgccatgttggccaggctggtctcgaactcctgacctcaagtgatccacccgcttcggcctcccaaaatgctgggattacaggcgggagccaccgtgcccggccccacgCTTCTGTTTTTACCCTCTGGTCCCCACACCCGCTCCGGAATCTGCATGGACTCTCCCAGACCTGCCCGGCCCCATCTGTGCCGTCTCAGACAGACAGCTCCGTCCTCATCAGGTTCAGGTCTGGCCCCGGCGCTGCGGGTCAGCTGGCTTCAGGCCCTGTCCTGGTTCCCGCCGCTTCTCACATCCCCGCGGCCTCCCCCCGGACGGCAGTTTACACTGAACTCGGCGCCCTCCCCTGACTTCTGAAGGAGGAGTCCTGGGTGGCCCCGAAGCCTCCCCCGCAGCCGCACGGCTCCGTCCCCGCTCCAGGGTTCAGCTGAGGCACCTGCTGGAGGCGGCCTGTCCCCGCCGCCCTGCTAAAGCGGCACCCCTTTCTCCGGCCGCTCGTTCTTTGGTTTCCAGGGACTTTGCACAATTCATAACACCCCTCTTAGCCGCCATCCTGCCCGGGTCGCATCTTCCGCCCCATCATCCGGCCCTCGACCCGCGCAGCCGCCTCCGCCCTCCTCTCCCGGCACCGCCCACGGCCTGTTCTCCCCGCAGCCGCCAGCGGGCGCCCGCGAGCCTGGAGCCGGGCGCGGCCCTGCTCTGTCCACAGCCCGCGGTGGCTCCCACCTCCCGCTGGGCCTGCGCGACCTGCCCCGGGGCCTCCCAGCCCTCACTGCCCTCGCGGGCTGCACTCTCCCCCAACATTCCCCAGGGCTGTTCGGCCTCCCCAGCAGCTCCCCATGCCCTGCCCGCCCCGCTGGCGCCTCTCCCAGCCCGCTGCAGTCCCCTCGTTCACGTCAGCTTCCCAAGGgcctggattttgttttgttcattgcagggggcccagcacacagtaggtgcttaataaatgcttgttgcATGAATGTCCGCGTTCGGTGTCGCCCCCTTACGGCGGCCCCCCGCGCGCCCAGCTCGGCGCCCAGCAAGCCTTGTGCGCGCAGGTGATGTTTGCTGAATGACTGATGAACCTCAGCGCGCCAGGCCGGGCTGATTCGGGGGTGGTTCCGAGCTTCCGCAGGGTGACCGTCCGCGGGCAGCGGACCACAGCCGCATGGCGACGCCACCTCTGGCCCTCCGCGACCCCCATTCCCCGTGGGACCTCtcgtgcccccacccccacccggcCTCCTCCCCGCCGCCTCGGGCCCCCCAGCCTCCTCCGCATTCGAACTCCCCAGCGTGGTCGGACCCGGACCCTGGCGCCGCTCGGCCCATGCgagtcccctcccctctctcccatcCCCGGATCTCCCACCGCCCCTCCGCAGCCTCGGTGCCGCGAGACTCCCCAGCCCCCAAGAGCACCTCCAGACCCCACGGGACGCCCTCGCCCCTTTCGGGAGGAGCCCCGCCCCGGGCCCGCGGACTGACCCCTCCCGCCCCTCTCCGCGCAGGCGCAGGGCGGCCCCGTTCGCGTCCCGCACCCCCACCCTGGCCGCCGAGGGGCGGGGCGCGGCGGGTCCGGGGCGGCCGCGGCTCCATGGGGCTCCTGGGGCTCCTGAGCCTGCTGCACTCGGCCTTCTTCGGGGACCAGGTAGGGCGCGTGGGTCGGGCCGTTGGGGAGGGCTCCGGGCCGCGCAGGAACGGGGCGGGGTCCACACCGCGGGAACAGCGGGCGCGGCGGCGGGGGGCGCATGGGGCGAGCGCGCGGAGGCTGCAGAGTCGGGGGTCTAGTGCCGTCGCCGTAGAGACTGTTGCCGGGGAAACCGCCTCGGGAGGCTGGCGGGGATGGAAGCCCCTCGTGCGCCGCTGCGACCCCCAGCCCCGGGTCTGCGCAAGCGCAGGgcttgcccagcccagccctagGCCTCTGCAGGAGACCCTCGGACCCCTCCTCACTGCGCCGACGCGGAGGCTGCGCCAGCTGGGGCGGCGGGGGCGGCTGCGGGGGCATCCTGCGGAGGCTCGGCCCTGCGCAGGGTGGGGGCCTGGGCCACGCCCTGCgcttctttgggcctcagtttccccttctgggCGCGAGCGTATGGCCTGCTTTGACGTTCGCCGCCGCTGCTGTTCGTATCCGTCCGCTTCCGACCCCAGCGCTTCTCCAGCCTCCGGAATCGTCTGAATTTCGCGGCTGTGACATCCCTCAttggaggggaaactgaggctggggggTGCAACGGGGAGCCCAAGGTCACGCTTCGAGGCCGGAGCCTCGTTGCGGAGCTAAGGCTCCCGCAAGAGAACGCGGGGCGGGGGCCGGGGAGCTGTCCGCGGTGCTGACGGAGGCGCACGTCTGCCGACTCGCCgccggggaaactgaggcccatagCGGCGGTCAGGCTTCAGGGCGCGGCCTGGACCGGCctacccaccccaccctcccccacctccgGTGGCCTCACCGGTCAGggctctgcccggccacccagcCGGCGGCGGGCCGTCTCTATCCTCCCGCGATGACCTGGTGccttctctgtccccacccagctCCCGATGGGGCCCGCCCCTGTTTCTGCCTCTAGCCCCTGGCACAGAGGAGGCATCAAGGGGGCGGGGACAGCTCGAGGTCAGACTCAGAAGGCTCAAAGACACTCCAAGAGTGAGCCGTGTGCCAGGCTGTGGACTTGCAGGGAGGTGTCACAGGACAGGGGTGGGGGAGTGAGCATTTCATGGAACTTCCCCTTTAGCCCAGCAGCAGTAGGGGGCGTGGAGGACCCCAGGGAGGAGCCTAGGTCGGGGTCTTGGGCTAGGCCCTGCGTTCTGCAATGGGAGAAGGGGGAGACCTCTCTCAGTCTCCTGAAGTCCTAGGGGGCTGTGGGGGTTTCTTGAGGCTCTGAAATGTCTGGTGATGTCTGAGTGTGGCTGTGGTTCAAGGATTTACAGGGTCGAGGATTTTAGTGTGTGGGGGGGGATTGTTCAGGGACATAATGTTTTGTAGATTTGGGGCCAAGGGCATCTTGTCTTGGGGTCTCAGCCCTCCAGGCCCTGGCCACCCCCAGAGGGATAAGAAGGGAGGCTCAGTGTCACTCCGGAGGCCTGGCTGGAACAGGTGAACTCAGGCAACACGTTCCCTggcccaggcctcagtttccccatgtatACAAGGACAGGACTGACCTTGGATCCCCCAAACCCCTGCCTGATGGGGGCCTGGGGAGCTGAGACATCTGAAACTACACAGGGAGGTGGGACTTAGTTCCTCTTTGGGGGGGAGGCAGGGATTATCCAACCCACCCTTCAGTAAACAAGACTGGAAACGGAGGCCAGAGAGAGACATGCCCAGGGGGACACAGGGACAACAAGGCTGAGCTGAAGCCAGGGCCCTGGGCTCTGCATCCCCCACCCCATTTCAGCCTCGCCCAGCTCTGCCCCGGCTTGACCTGTCAAACCCCACGACGCGCCCTACCCCATGGCTCCACCAGACACCCCCTGTGTCCCAAGCATGCATTGATCTTCCCTCAGCCTGGAACGCCTCTCCTCCTGATCACTGCTGTTCACTTCTCAGGGcagccttccagcctccagaaaaaAATCCCcttcgaggcgggcggatcatgaggtcaggagtttgagaccagcccaaccaacacggtgaaaccccctctctattaaaaatacaaaaattagctggcatggtggcacatgcctgtaatcccagttactgaggagtctgaggcaggagaatcacttgaacccaggaggcggaggttgtggtgagccgagatcgcgccactgcactccagcctgggggacagagcaagactccatctgaaaaaaaaaaaaaaaaaaaaaaggccgggcgcggtggctcacgcctgtaatcccagcactttgggaggccgaggtgggcagatcacgaggtcaggagatcgagaccatcctggctaatgcggtgcaaccccgtctctactaaaaaatacaaaaaattagcctgggcgtggtggcgggcgcctgtagtcccagctactcgggaggctgaggcaggagaatggcgtgaacctgggaggcggagcttgcagtgagccgagatcgcgccactgcactccagcctgggctacagagcaagactccgtctcaaaaaaaaaaaagaaaaaagaaaagatccccTGTGTCTGCCCACTGCATTGCCTCCCCAGGCCCGACCAGTGGGGACAGCTGCGTCCAGCTCTGGGGGCTCCCAGACAGCCAGGCCGAAGGGCTCTCAGCCCCTGGCAGTGCTGGCCCAGGACAAGGCCCTCGGGTCTTCAGCTCAAGgcccaacaggaaacagcacggGTCCTCCCTTGCCTTTGTCTGCGGGGCCTTGAATACTCGGACCTTCCCACCCTCTCCTGTCATTCCCTGCACCAGCCCTTGCAGAATCTTCCGCctcctccccattttacagaggaggaaaccgaGGATTGAGCGGCGAATGATTTGCCCTGCCTGCCCAGCACGGAAAAAAATCACTCTTCTGGCCCCAGTCGCCTCCCTTTCTGTGCTGTGAGTCTGTGTCCAGAGCAGGAAGGGCTGCTCCGAGCTGCAGGTACGGGCTCTGTGTGTTAAACCTTCAAATGGCTTCCAGGGACTCATGGAGCATCCAGGACACCTGGAGATGGCGACTCCTGGGACCCCTGGCCCTTCCCTCCTCTGGCCTTCGGTCCGTGAGGGTGAATTAAGTGTGCGACCGACCAGGGGCAGAGACACATGGAGACAGAGATTGAGAGACAGAGAACAGAgggggagacagaaagagagagggacatgA from Gorilla gorilla gorilla isolate KB3781 chromosome 20, NHGRI_mGorGor1-v2.1_pri, whole genome shotgun sequence encodes:
- the RPS15 gene encoding small ribosomal subunit protein uS19 isoform X2; amino-acid sequence: MAEVEQKKKRTFRKFTYRGVDLDQLLDMSYEQLMQLYSARQRRRLNRGLRRKQHSLLKRLRKAKKEAPPMEKPEVVKTHLRDMIILPEMVGSMVGVYNGKTFNQVEIKPEMIGHYLGEFSITYKPVKHGRPGIGATHSSRFIPLK
- the RPS15 gene encoding small ribosomal subunit protein uS19 isoform X1 — encoded protein: MLGRGADLAEVEQKKKRTFRKFTYRGVDLDQLLDMSYEQLMQLYSARQRRRLNRGLRRKQHSLLKRLRKAKKEAPPMEKPEVVKTHLRDMIILPEMVGSMVGVYNGKTFNQVEIKPEMIGHYLGEFSITYKPVKHGRPGIGATHSSRFIPLK